The Chthoniobacterales bacterium region AAACCGTCTGCCACTAAAGGAAAAGAACCGTTGGATGTATCTGTCAGATTTGTGACGTAAGCCATGCTGTTTTCGCCCTTTGCCAGGCGGGCTGCGTCACCGGGAGTCGTGCCAATATTTTCATCAGGACTATTGGGTGACCAAGCTGATTTCTTGACTGCAAAAATCTTTTCAGACGGCACATACTGCGGGATCAATTGCTTAAAGGCAGCATTTGAATCAATGATTTCGCCTGTATCAAAGGCACCACTCGTGGCCGTGTAGGTGCTAAATTTGGGAAAAGTTCCATCAAAGTCACCGGCATACAGCTTTAAGCCGAGACCGATTTGCTTGGCATTGGAAAGCACTTTGGTTTGTTCAGCATTGACCTGAACTTTCTGGAAAACGGGCAGGGCGATGCCGGCAAGAATTCCAATGATGGTGATAACAACAAGCAATTCCACGAGGGTAAATGCGTTTCTGGATAGGGTCTTTTTCATGGTTGGTAGATAGGGAACAGGGTGACGCTATTATTCTGCGGTCCAGATGTCAAAGAAAGATTGGCCGTAAACTGTTCTTGGCTACTGCTTTGGCACTTACTTCTTCAGCCGGAAGCCAACAGTGGCGAGCGGCGGCAGGTTGATTTGCAAGCTGTGTTCCCGGCCCTGCCATGGCCAGAGATGGCTCGGGACTCCGCCGTAGTTGCCGATGTTGCTGCCGCCGTAAGTCTCGGCGTCGGTATTGAGAATTTCCTCATAGAAGCCAGCTTGGGGCACGCCTACTCGGTAGCCCTCGCGGGGAACCGGTGTTGCATTGATCACGAAAATGAGCAGCCCGCCAGTGCGATCGCGGCGGAGGAAAGCGATGACACTGTTGTCAGCGTCATGGAAGTCGATCCAGTCGAAGCCCTCGTAGCTGTCGTCGATTTCTGACAGCGCGGGCTCGGTTTTGTAGAGATGATTCAGATGCTGCACGAGCCGCTTCAAGCCGTCGTGCAATGGGAACTCGCAAAGATGCCAGTCGAGGCTTTTTGC contains the following coding sequences:
- a CDS encoding type II secretion system protein: MKKTLSRNAFTLVELLVVITIIGILAGIALPVFQKVQVNAEQTKVLSNAKQIGLGLKLYAGDFDGTFPKFSTYTATSGAFDTGEIIDSNAAFKQLIPQYVPSEKIFAVKKSAWSPNSPDENIGTTPGDAARLAKGENSMAYVTNLTDTSNGSFPLVADGFSDAVGIYSAQQTEKGGVWEGKKAIVIRVDQSGKVETVRSTDFKVYGPVGTAGGATGDIFATSSTWLSATQLPVNPLAP